In Roseofilum casamattae BLCC-M143, a single window of DNA contains:
- a CDS encoding type II toxin-antitoxin system HicA family toxin, producing MSKRQKTFEKILAGSKNVSFNEFVSLVEGFGFVLERTNGSHHIFIHPDIPDLVNIQNYKGQAKIYQIKQFLQLVEQYNLTLGD from the coding sequence ATGAGTAAAAGGCAGAAAACTTTCGAGAAGATCCTCGCTGGCTCGAAAAATGTTTCCTTTAACGAATTTGTTTCTTTGGTTGAGGGATTTGGATTTGTCTTAGAGCGGACTAATGGCAGCCATCATATATTTATTCATCCCGATATTCCCGATCTAGTTAATATCCAAAACTACAAAGGACAAGCGAAAATTTATCAAATCAAGCAATTCTTGCAACTGGTGGAACAATACAATCTGACTTTAGGAGACTAG